A single Cloacibacillus sp. DNA region contains:
- a CDS encoding FAD-dependent oxidoreductase has translation MIREFHDLVIIGGGPAGLAAAAAAKEAGCRDILLIERDRVLGGILNQCIHDGFGLHAFKEALSGPEYADRFIQKVRALEIPVMERTIVLELSPDKVLRTSREGEIKEIEAKAVVLAMGCRERTRGALSIPGHRPAGVYTAGTVQNLVNLENIMPGKRVVILGSGDIGLIMARRLTLEGAKVEAVFEVLPYSSGLQRNIQQCLDDYNIPLFLSTTVTDIYGPSGSLEGVTVAQVDESRRPIAGTERYIPCDTLLLSVGLIPENELTREAGIEMNGVTQGANVDDCCMTATPGVFACGNVLHVHDLVDFVSMEAARAGKNAALYAAGKLERAQRAIAVTAGDGVRYVVPQRITRGEDISLAFRVTAPARDKTIEVRCGERVIMTRKETRLHPAEMVWVELGTINLDEISSLEVSVR, from the coding sequence ATGATACGCGAATTTCATGACCTTGTGATAATAGGCGGCGGCCCCGCTGGGCTTGCCGCGGCCGCCGCAGCGAAAGAGGCCGGCTGCCGCGACATACTGCTTATCGAAAGAGACCGCGTGCTTGGCGGCATCCTCAATCAGTGCATCCACGACGGCTTTGGACTTCACGCCTTCAAAGAGGCTCTCTCCGGCCCGGAATACGCCGACCGTTTCATCCAGAAGGTGCGCGCGCTTGAGATACCGGTAATGGAACGCACGATAGTGCTGGAGCTCTCCCCGGATAAGGTGCTGCGCACGAGCCGCGAGGGCGAGATAAAAGAGATAGAGGCAAAGGCCGTGGTGCTCGCCATGGGCTGCCGGGAACGCACGCGCGGGGCGCTTTCTATCCCCGGCCACAGGCCGGCGGGGGTTTACACGGCAGGCACGGTGCAGAATCTTGTCAACCTTGAAAACATAATGCCCGGTAAAAGAGTCGTCATTTTAGGCTCAGGGGACATCGGCCTCATTATGGCGCGCCGTCTGACGCTTGAGGGCGCGAAGGTCGAAGCCGTATTTGAGGTGCTTCCGTATTCGAGCGGCCTTCAGAGAAACATTCAGCAGTGCCTTGACGACTATAATATCCCCCTCTTTCTTTCTACCACTGTGACGGATATATACGGCCCGAGCGGAAGCCTTGAGGGCGTCACCGTAGCTCAAGTGGACGAAAGCCGCAGGCCGATAGCCGGAACGGAACGCTATATCCCGTGCGACACGCTGCTGCTTTCCGTGGGACTCATACCGGAAAACGAGCTGACGCGCGAGGCCGGCATAGAAATGAACGGCGTCACTCAGGGAGCAAATGTCGACGACTGCTGCATGACGGCGACGCCCGGGGTCTTTGCCTGCGGCAACGTGCTCCACGTTCACGACCTCGTTGATTTTGTTTCAATGGAGGCGGCGCGCGCCGGTAAAAACGCGGCTCTTTACGCCGCGGGAAAACTAGAGCGGGCACAACGCGCGATAGCGGTTACGGCTGGGGATGGAGTGCGTTACGTGGTACCGCAGAGGATCACGCGCGGAGAGGATATCTCTCTTGCTTTTAGGGTGACGGCGCCGGCCCGTGACAAGACGATAGAGGTGCGCTGCGGCGAAAGAGTGATCATGACGAGAAAAGAGACGCGCCTTCACCCGGCTGAGATGGTGTGGGTGGAGCTTGGAACGATAAATCTCGATGAAATCAGCTCTTTGGAGGTGAGTGTCAGATGA
- a CDS encoding NAD(P)/FAD-dependent oxidoreductase, producing MKHKFNVVIIGGGVIGCAIARELSRFQIKTAVLEKEPDVGMETSCRNSGVLHSGINYKAGTLRAKLAVRGNAMMDEICAELKVKIKRIGKLTTALSVDEMCGIDRLMKQGAANSVPGLELLDRTAMQQIQPGVEGIAAIWSPSSAIISPYGLTIALAENAHANGVGFFLKCEAASVAKNAEGLFEVRSSDGEIFEAEVLINAAGLGSGKISAMAGVPAGNNGESLKIWPCRGEYYVLDRRLEGTLKTLIYPVPGAKDAGLGIHLTPTVDGNILIGPSADYIPEESPEDYKVTAPVLEDLRREGQKLLSDIKMSDFIRNFAGCRPKRTSPSEGGNGDFIIEEANSLSGFINLVGIESPGLTSAPAIAEMVRDLVSNHLPLDEKKDFIAERPGFAGHFCELPKEEQEHLVKEYPEYGEIICRCEKITKKEIRDAIENPLGARSLVSIKYRARNGMGRCQGGFCTPRIVRMLRDEYGFAPEDYLLREAGSSLFSGNVREGENG from the coding sequence TTGAAACATAAGTTTAACGTTGTCATCATAGGAGGCGGAGTAATTGGGTGCGCCATTGCCCGCGAACTCTCGCGCTTTCAGATAAAAACGGCGGTTTTGGAAAAGGAGCCGGACGTTGGAATGGAGACCAGCTGCCGCAACAGCGGCGTGCTTCATTCCGGGATAAATTACAAGGCCGGCACTCTGCGCGCGAAACTCGCCGTGCGCGGCAACGCGATGATGGATGAGATATGCGCCGAGCTGAAAGTCAAGATCAAACGGATCGGTAAACTTACGACGGCGCTGTCTGTAGATGAGATGTGCGGCATAGACCGCCTCATGAAGCAGGGCGCGGCAAACAGCGTGCCGGGCCTTGAGCTGCTCGATCGCACAGCGATGCAGCAGATACAGCCGGGAGTGGAGGGTATAGCGGCGATTTGGAGTCCGTCAAGCGCCATCATTTCTCCTTACGGCCTCACCATCGCGCTTGCGGAAAACGCCCACGCGAACGGCGTCGGCTTTTTCCTTAAATGCGAGGCGGCCTCTGTCGCTAAGAACGCGGAGGGGCTCTTTGAAGTCCGGTCTTCCGACGGAGAAATATTTGAGGCGGAGGTACTGATCAACGCGGCGGGCCTTGGAAGCGGAAAGATAAGCGCGATGGCCGGAGTACCTGCGGGGAACAACGGCGAAAGCCTGAAGATATGGCCGTGCCGCGGCGAATATTACGTTCTGGACAGGCGTCTTGAAGGAACTTTGAAGACGCTCATCTATCCTGTGCCGGGAGCAAAGGACGCCGGGCTCGGCATCCATCTGACGCCCACCGTTGACGGCAATATCCTGATAGGCCCGAGCGCCGATTATATCCCAGAGGAAAGCCCCGAAGATTATAAGGTGACGGCACCCGTTCTTGAGGATCTAAGAAGAGAGGGGCAGAAGCTTCTTTCTGACATAAAGATGAGCGACTTTATAAGGAATTTTGCCGGATGCCGTCCGAAGCGCACCTCCCCGTCGGAGGGCGGAAACGGCGATTTTATTATCGAAGAGGCAAATAGCCTGAGCGGGTTTATAAATCTTGTGGGCATCGAAAGCCCCGGGCTGACCAGCGCGCCCGCGATAGCGGAGATGGTGCGTGATCTTGTCTCAAATCACCTGCCGCTTGACGAAAAGAAGGACTTTATCGCAGAGCGTCCCGGATTTGCGGGCCATTTCTGCGAGCTGCCAAAAGAGGAACAGGAACACCTGGTGAAGGAATATCCCGAATATGGCGAAATAATATGCCGCTGCGAAAAGATAACGAAGAAAGAGATCCGTGACGCTATCGAAAATCCGCTTGGCGCAAGAAGTCTGGTCAGCATAAAGTACAGGGCCAGAAACGGCATGGGACGCTGTCAGGGTGGTTTCTGCACGCCGCGTATCGTAAGGATGCTGCGCGACGAATACGGCTTTGCGCCGGAAGACTATCTCTTAAGAGAGGCCGGCTCGAGTCTTTTCTCCGGCAATGTGCGGGAAGGAGAGAACGGCTAA
- a CDS encoding FCD domain-containing protein produces MNEKRKAVIGNLLEKIHSGEIVSNGKLLPERQLVEAVGETRPVIREGLIALEAMGVLDIRDRQGIFLSTSEENEVKMMLRKVRGWPADILSRVMEVRQLIEPAATGLSALRRSEKDLMKMRECLKHIADLADQTGEEAARQGSYWNTSFHTVIVESADNAYLSRIYEGVYAQIENGLSLMRINTPPEKQGGRRFAYQDHLRLYELIEAGDAAASELYAEEHIQHTINAMVELGQIVPTSDLFGQKIAGRTRFVGEMTRNKKEE; encoded by the coding sequence GTGAACGAAAAACGGAAGGCCGTAATTGGGAATCTTTTGGAAAAAATACACAGCGGAGAAATTGTTTCAAACGGCAAGCTTCTCCCTGAAAGACAGCTGGTGGAAGCTGTCGGCGAAACGCGCCCCGTCATCCGCGAGGGGCTCATTGCGCTTGAAGCGATGGGGGTGCTGGATATCCGCGACAGGCAGGGCATCTTTCTTTCCACAAGTGAAGAGAACGAAGTAAAGATGATGCTGCGCAAGGTGCGCGGCTGGCCCGCCGATATTTTGTCCCGCGTGATGGAGGTCAGGCAGCTTATAGAGCCCGCAGCGACGGGGCTCTCCGCGCTAAGGCGAAGTGAAAAAGATTTGATGAAGATGCGCGAGTGCCTCAAACATATAGCCGACCTTGCGGATCAGACGGGCGAAGAGGCGGCGAGGCAAGGTTCGTACTGGAACACCTCTTTTCACACGGTGATTGTTGAGTCGGCGGACAACGCCTATCTCTCGCGAATATACGAGGGCGTCTACGCGCAGATAGAAAACGGTCTTTCTTTGATGCGCATCAACACCCCGCCGGAAAAACAAGGCGGACGCCGTTTCGCCTACCAGGACCACCTCCGGCTCTACGAGCTGATCGAAGCGGGCGACGCCGCGGCGTCAGAGCTGTACGCGGAAGAGCACATACAACACACGATAAACGCCATGGTGGAGCTTGGGCAGATAGTCCCGACCTCCGACCTTTTCGGCCAGAAGATAGCTGGCCGCACTCGCTTCGTCGGCGAGATGACCCGCAACAAAAAGGAAGAATAA